The Pan troglodytes isolate AG18354 chromosome 1, NHGRI_mPanTro3-v2.0_pri, whole genome shotgun sequence genome includes a region encoding these proteins:
- the HTR1D gene encoding 5-hydroxytryptamine receptor 1D, producing MSPLNQSAEGLPQEASNRSLNATETSEAWDPRTLQALKISLAVVLSIITLATVLSNAFVLTTILLTRKLHTPANYLIGSLATTDLLVSILVMPISIAYTITHTWNFGQILCDIWLSSDITCCTASILHLCVIALDRYWAITDALEYSKRRTAGHAATMIAIVWAISICISIPPLFWRQAKAQEEMSDCLVNTSQISYTIYSTCGAFYIPSVLLIILYGRIYRAARNRILNPPSLYGKRFTTAHLITGSAGSSLCSLNSSLHEGHSHSAGSPLFFNHVKIKLADSALERKRISAARERKATKTLGIILGAFIICWLPFFVVSLVLPICRDSCWIHPALFDFFTWLGYLNSLINPIIYTVFNEEFRQAFQKIVPFRKAS from the coding sequence ATGTCCCCACTGAACCAGTCAGCAGAAGGCCTTCCCCAGGAGGCCTCCAACAGATCCCTGAATGCCACAGAAACCTCAGAGGCTTGGGATCCCAGGACCCTCCAGGCGCTCAAGATCTCCCTTGCCGTGGTCCTTTCCATCATCACACTGGCCACAGTCCTCTCCAATGCCTTTGTACTCACCACCATCTTACTCACCAGGAAGCTCCACACCCCTGCCAACTACCTGATTGGCTCCCTGGCCACCACCGACCTCTTGGTTTCCATCTTGGTCATGCCCATCAGCATCGCCTATACCATCACCCACACCTGGAACTTTGGCCAAATCTTGTGTGACATCTGGCTGTCTTCTGACATCACGTGCTGCACAGCCTCCATCCTGCATCTCTGTGTCATTGCTCTGGACAGGTACTGGGCAATCACAGATGCCCTGGAATACAGTAAACGCAGGACGGCTGGCCACGCGGCCACCATGATTGCCATTGTCTGGGCCATCTCCATCTGCATCTCCATCCCTCCGCTCTTCTGGCGGCAGGCCAAGGCCCAGGAGGAGATGTCGGACTGTCTGGTGAACACCTCTCAGATCTCCTACACCATCTACTCCACCTGTGGGGCCTTCTACATTCCCTCGGTGTTGCTCATCATCCTATATGGCCGGATCTACCGGGCTGCCCGGAACCGCATCCTGAATCCACCCTCACTCTATGGGAAGCGCTTCACCACGGCCCACCTCATCACAGGCTCTGCGGGGTCCTCGCTCTGCTCGCTCAACTCCAGCCTCCATGAGGGGCACTCGCACTCGGCTGGCTCCCCTCTCTTTTTCAACCACGTGAAAATCAAGCTTGCTGACAGTGCCCTGGAACGCAAGAGGATTTCTGCTGCTCGAGAAAGGAAAGCCACTAAAACCCTGGGCATCATTCTGGGGGCCTTTATCATCTGCTGGCTGCCCTTCTTCGTGGTGTCTCTGGTCCTCCCCATCTGCCGGGACTCCTGCTGGATCCACCCGGCGCTCTTTGACTTCTTCACCTGGCTAGGCTATTTAAACTCCCTCATCAATCCAATAATCTACACTGTGTTTAATGAAGAGTTTCGGCAAGCTTTTCAGAAAATTGTCCCTTTCCGGAAGGCCTCCTAG